Proteins found in one Anopheles aquasalis chromosome 3, idAnoAquaMG_Q_19, whole genome shotgun sequence genomic segment:
- the LOC126575805 gene encoding serine-rich adhesin for platelets-like isoform X8, with the protein MDSMKRNEANNSSHHQSKVVLMKQEADSKNETDLCKISVSEVISHELNNSSRDSASARCSSKSGCKGLKSSFCNSDDASVVVRKNNHIHKIQHPKATTSNLFVKESADSTNSLPEKDISDIKDSNFDDDNEWDVGIGDLIIDLDADIEKTGSNHLQQQQEQQNYLNQSQQQVVEKAVSKNIHASACAGGLTLTANEILGCSDIRNVSSTTTNINNLRFLSAGNSFSEDNNIASCSVSTNTSSTEGHRHRHNHQSHHHRNKYLSSTGSSEGDSLFKTIQQPVRNSPTTATKVDCRASDSDVNTESNLSRSVLADSKKEVPNVNSGIEQHICSSGSVRGKNSGTSQSKTSNEINLCNTIITMSSTASSSSSKSTTKLSVDHQATLDKGLKMKIKRTKPGTKTSEAKHEIVKSDQNGTTPTTATLTCSSGSSSSSVSSVLGNALSSQTTSTSGVMTTSSSTTQSSQSIVTNINVSATTIAVTHSTKAADNTGMAAVLNTSNNNNNNSNIISNIALTTSIGSPSTNATHVLGLGGVAMVTGQNVSCNNNANGNTVNIGTVGVSTSTGGNCNISTNNNSCLVGTNNSSGNNSKKHSSQSTCNIANANSSISTVGVNNANQQQTIHCSSLHTSQQQSQLQTSNKRSNSSHRRDKGKDKTTHHNQRDKNEQGSQHQHQQQQPQQQHQQQQHQQQEQPQLQQHHQQQEQQQQQQQQQQQQQQEQQQQHEQQQQQLQQEQQQQEQQQQKQQLQQEQQQLQPQAQPQQQSHHHHHHNNYQHHVSEDIVPSGNSNRSSAISTSSCTCSSYGGQVNGLPQQQQSPCSSTSCIYSKSMLSEGSGPSTDATMITKQRLSKIGGSTGTNSNTTLMTAVGSPIASSTANSNNSLNTSGPTLYVKDVCKMINTASSTISSENTISPNVNSNSVIDITGGNSYSTNSMVSKVHLQNSLQCTADVNKNKISSCNMTVSSGMFLASEGTSVSPGLHTQDGMMYGSSPPPAKRHKGDRKDMVDVCVGTSVGTITEPDCLGPCEPGTSVTLEGIVWHETEGGVLVVNVTWRGKTYVGTLIDCTKHDWAPPRFCDSPTEELDSRTPKGRGKRGRSSTMLPSNDLSNFTETRSSMHSKLRNGGSKGRGGRGGVIEPNSAKLQTGTSGSNTLTSGNSASCAVATIGSNNTPSTSPIAFLPPRAEKRKSKDESPSAHAGGGNSGAVFITGGGSLAGSTNVSIGNNVINPTNETTGNSPDNVLNRGSNSGGCGDGMMASGTQYAIAGPAVGLSVNVGGAGISVGKKSKVSTSPCAISPVLLECPEQDCNKKYKHANGLKYHQSHAHAGSASSMDEDSLHAPESPQPTKTPPPPPVISQLGAAVETCSGSQPNIQTGKLLLNPETSALAVSNKSELVLALSTTTTIAADQTSSNSTAIVSTVQSGSVPCTSTSSSQLSQQSLGSQPSQKMLTTAVQATCNTIASINDSESSVAHMIGGILLQPSCKSADQTATKTNTSELNDNIASNGCDMGMISLNDEADVSAKLEIGAGSNSRSSASVSTILSGSSAGDAAKTPSNFAKQKKIRKSPVPSEYDAMTSSASNRTEDVQSPAYSDISDDSTPVTDLTEIPTNNGEGSEKSKGPHLTEASVTRKSNELSGEGVTSAAKSSSTAVGSLGQLTGYGLYPFYSGLPHQQPPTAGGAGCSSQISLHQQPTASALPTPPTLTSGSTPPSTDVARGTAMNSSVVGMSHQDDIKDGSILSAGPLSTPPGSKMLQHYYPYGYVASGYSYPGLDPGYGPLPVMTEESKHNSIVTVKEERFKESQGTSEYNKLALTPVMATKIMKSESLKDIKTEPVLSVGAHHGSGLLTKEQSLTSLNSQPPPSPLPPHSLGPYGNIFQRHGLNAASPTGGLPPSTATHISTRDEDLRRLFSYSEQRRVSSGSGNGPPPGHPIATGINPKEESHSLSSHTTQSQHQPMLAVSQPGAKSSKSSSSSLQSSSSSTVKGMVKSSDVTSIKLQQEEKESNVKVKQEGQKPTMETQGPPPPPTSQYYSPSLYMSAAPFGFDHNHQMYRQMLVSTAPYNASPYHLQIPRFNHPPEDLSRNQSTKALDLLQHHANQYYNSHKIHELGERALKSPTSSSVKVSVSNSNLSQQASCQNPNLCIPSPNNSSTGLSLQQQQSVVVGQQQSSSNSTGSGGGIGTTNVGGSVGCGVGSGSGGGDIGSGNGSSGGGGDSAIGGSGGGSGAPPLQQTSSQQQSINSIGTHMQGSLVNNNGPASSNSGSGVNNGNGSSVISSTGGSGAKDCTHSMDHHGNTSGNNSQQQPSGTSGQSLTGSGNSNVRSPPPQRHVHTHHHTHVGLGYPMFQAPYGAVLASPQAAAVTVLSPFQTGPTAK; encoded by the exons ATGGATTCAATGAAACGCAACGaggcaaacaacagcagccaccatcaAAGCAAGGTGGTCTTAATGAAACAAGAAGCTGATTCTAAAAACGAAACAGATCTATGCAAAATCAGTGTCAGCGAAGTTATAAGTCACGAACTAAATAATAGCTCTCGCGACAGTGCCAGTGCTAGATGCAGCAGTAAGAGTGGATGTAAAGGCCTCAAGAGCAGTTTTTGCAATTCAGACGACGCATCAGTGGTTGTACGTAAGAATAACCACATACATAAAATTCAGCATCCGAAGGCAACGACATCGAACTTGTTTGTTAAGGAATCGGCGGACTCGACTAATTCGCTGCCGGAAAAAGATATCAGCGACATTAAAGATTCAAACTTTGATGACGACAATGAATGGGACGTAGGCATTGGAGATCTGATCATAGATCTAGACGCTGATATTGAAAAAACTGGTTCAaatcatcttcagcagcagcaagaacaaCAGAATTATTTGAATCAgtcacagcagcaggttgTCGAGAAAGCAGTTTCGAAAAACATACACGCATCTGCGTGTGCTGGAGGACTGACACTAACTGCGAACGAAATTCTTGGATGTTCAGACATCCGGAATGTTTCAAGCACTACGACAAATATTAACAATTTGAGGTTCTTGAGTGCTGGTAATTCGTTTTCTGAGGACAACAATATTGCGTCTTGTTCTGTTTCTACAAATACGAGCAGTACTGAGGggcatcgtcaccgtcataATCAtcaaagccaccaccatcgaaatAAATATCTATCATCTACCGGGAGCAGTGAAGGAGACTCATTATTCAAGACAATTCAGCAGCCCGTTCGGAATAGTCCAACGACAGCTACTAAAGTTGATTGTCGTGCTAGTGACAGTGACGTAAATACCGAATCCAACTTGTCGCGATCAGTTTTGGCAGATAGTAAGAAGGAAGTGCCTAACGTTAACTCTGGTATTGAACAGCATATATGCTCCAGTGGAAGCGTTCGTGGTAAAAATTCCGGGACGAGCCAATCAAAAACTAGCAACGAAATTAACCTCTGTAATACCATTATCACAATGTCTTCGACTGCGAGTAGTTCCAGCAGCAAGTCAACGACTAAGTTGTCTGTTGATCATCAAGCCACACTGGACAAAGGATTAAAGATGAAAATAAAACGTACCAAACCGGGTACGAAAACATCTGAAGCAAAGCATGAAATCGTTAAGTCTGACCAGAATGGAACGACCCCAACTACTGCCACCCTCACATGTAGTAGTGGAAGTTCGAGTTCCAGCGTTAGTTCTGTTTTGGGAAATGCGTTATCATCGCAAACTACCTCAACTAGCGGCGTGATGACTACATCGTCGAGCACAACTCAATCTTCACAAAGCATTGTGACAAACATAAACGTTAGTGCGACAACAATTGCCGTAACACACTCAACGAAAGCTGCTGATAATACGGGTATGGCTGCTGTACTCAACACaagtaataacaataataataacagcAACATAATCAGTAATATTGCACTCACTACTTCTATCGGCAGTCCCAGTACAAATGCAACCCACGTGCTAGGGCTAGGAGGGGTTGCAATGGTTACTGGACAAAATGTAAGTTGCAACAATAATGCAAATGGAAATACTGTTAATATTGGAACCGTAGGTGTTAGTACCAGTACAGGTGGCAACTGTAATATCAGTACAAATAACAACAGCTGCCTAGTTGGAACAAATAATAGTAGCGGTAACAACAGTAAAAAGCATTCATCCCAATCTACTTGTAATATTGCCAacgcaaacagcagcatcagcaccgtcGGTGTGAACAATGCtaatcagcagcaaacgattcaCTGCTCGAGTTTGCATActtcgcagcagcagtctcAACTTCAAACCTCCAATAAACGCAGTAACAGTAGTCACCGCAGAGATAAAGGTAAAGATAAGACTACACATCACAATCAGCGGGATAAAAATGAGCAGGGATcacaacaccagcatcaacaacaacagccacagcagcaacaccaacaacaacaacaccagcagcaggaacaaccACAAttacaacagcaccaccaacaacaggaacaacaacagcagcagcagcagcagcagcagcagcagcaacaggaacagcagcagcagcatgaacagcaacagcagcagctacaacaggaacagcaacaacaggagcagcaacaacaaaaacagcagctgcaacaggaacagcagcagctgcaaccacaagcacagccacagcagcaatcacatcaccatcaccaccacaacaactaCCAACATCACGTCTCAGAGGATATTGTTCCTAGCGGCAACAGCAATCGTTCATCCGCCATTAGTACTAGCAGTTGCACTTGCTCTTCTTATGGGGGTCAAGTGAATGGTCTtccccagcaacagcaatcacCTTGTTCCAGCACATCTTGCATTTACTCAAAAAGCATGCTTAGTGAAGGTAGTGGTCCTAGTACCGATGCAACGATGATTACGAAGCAGCGGTTAAGCAAAATAGGTGGTAGCACAGGTACTAATAGTAATACTACACTAATGACTGCCGTTGGATCGCCTATAGCTTCAAGTACAGCCAACAGTAATAATTCTCTTAATACATCCGGGCCAACGTTGTACGTCAAAGATGTGTGCAAG ATGATAAACACTGCATCATCCACCATTTCCTCAGAAAACACCATCTCACCAAATGTAAACAGTAACAGTGTAATAGACATTACTGGTGGAAATAGTTATTCCACAAATTCAATGGTCTCAAAGGTACACCTACAAAATTCATTACAGTGTACTGCCGATGTAAACAAGAATAAAATCAGTAGTTGCAACATGACAG TTTCTTCTGGAATGTTCTTGGCAAGCGAAGGAACATCAGTCAGCCCTGGCTTACATACGCAGGATGGAATGATGTATGGTTCCAGCCCACCACCCGCCAAACGTCATAAAGGAGATCGAAAGGATATGGTAGACGTATGCGTGGGAACATCAGTCGGAACTATCACAGAACCAGACTGTTTGGGACCCTGTGAACCAGGTACTTCAGTAACGCTTGAAGGCATCGTTTGGCATGAAACAGAAGGTGGTGTTTTGGTTGTAAATGTAACCTGGCGAGGGAAAACTTATGTTGGTACGCTAATCGACTGTACCAAACATGACTGGGCGCCACCAAG ATTCTGTGACTCTCCAACGGAGGAATTAGATTCGAGGACACCAAAAGGCCGTGGCAAACGTGGCAGAAGTAGTACAATGCTTCCATCTAACGATCTTAGCAATTTTACGGAAACTAGAAGTTCG ATGCACAGTAAATTGAGAAATGGTGGCTCTAAAGGTCGCGGAGGACGTGGAGGAGTAATAGAACCGAATTCGGCTAAGCTTCAAACGGGAACTTCAGGATCTAATACGCTTACTTCGGGCAACAGTGCGAGCTGTGCTGTTGCAACCATTGGCTCCAACAATACTCCTTCAACATCGCCGATAGCATTTCTACCGCCGCGTGCAGAGAAACGCAAATCAAAAGACGAATCTCCATCTGcgcatgctggtggtggtaactCGGGAGCTGTATTTATAACCGGTGGTGGAAGCCTTGCTGGTAGCACCAATGTTTCTATCGGAAACAATGTGATAAACCCAACAAACGAGACTACGGGAAATTCCCCCGATAACGTTTTGAACAGAGGATCAAAtagcggtggttgtggtgatggtatGATGGCTAGCGGAACTCAGTACGCAATTGCTGGTCCTGCAGTTGGACTCAGTGTTAATGTCGGGGGTGCAGGAATTTCTGTCGGCAAGAAAAGTAAAGTCAGTACGTCGCCATGTGCTATTTCACCAGTTCTTTTGGAATGTCCAGAGCAAGActgcaacaaaaaatacaagcATGCAAACGGTTTAAAGTACCACCAAAGTCACGCCCACGCAGGCAGTGCATCATCGATGGATGAAGATTCACTGCACGCTCCGGAATCACCTCAACCAACgaagacaccaccaccgcctccagtTATTTCTCAACTTGGAGCAGCAGTGGAAACGTGTAGCGGATCCCAGCCAAATATACAGACCGGCAAACTCTTGCTAAATCCGGAAACTAGTGCGCTGGCGGTCTCCAACAAAAGTGAGTTGGTACTTGCTTTatcaaccacaacaacgaTCGCCGCAGACCAAACCTCTTCCAATTCTACTGCTATTGTTTCAACAGTGCAATCTGGCAGCGTTCCATGCACTTCAACTTCGTCTAGTCAATTATCACAACAAAGCCTAGGGTCACAACCTTCCCAAAAGATGTTGACTACAGCGGTACAAGCTACCTGTAACACTATAGCAAGCATAAACGATAGTGAGAGTTCCGTAGCTCACATGATAGGAGGCATTCTACTTCAACCGTCTTGTAAATCAGCTgatcaaacagcaacaaaaacgaatACATCTGAACTGAATGATAATATCGCAAGCAATGGATGCGATATGGGTATGATATCATTAAATG ATGAAGCGGATGTTTCTGCAAAGTTGGAAATTGGGGCAGGCTCCAATAGTAGATCATCAGCTAGCGTATCAACAATACTCTCAGGTTCTagtgccggtgacg CAGCAAAAACTCCCAGCAActttgcgaaacaaaaaaagatacGAAAGTCACCCGTTCCTTCTGAATATGATGCAATGACGTCATCGGCAAGTAATCGCACAGAAGATGTACAAAGTCCTGCGTATAGTGATATCAGTGATGATTCCACTCCAGTCACTGACTTGACCGAAATACCTACAAATAATGGAGAAGGCAGTG AGAAATCAAAGGGACCTCATCTAACTGAAGCATCGGTCACGCGAAAATCAAATGAACTGTCAGGTGAAGGTGTAACTAGTGCAGCGAAAAGCAGTTCAACAGCAGTTGGTTCGTTGGGGCAATTGACGGGATACGGTCTTTACCCATTCTATTCTGGTTTGCCGCATCAACAACCACCTACAGCAGGAG GCGCTGGTTGTTCATCGCAAATTTCATTGCATCAACAACCAACTGCATCAGCATTGCCCACACCACCAACATTAACGTCTGGAAGTACTCCGCCTAGCACGGACGTTGCACGTGGTACAGCTATGAATTCTTCGGTGGTGGGAATGTCACATCAAGATGACATTAAAGATGGCTCTATTTTGAGTGCTGGTCCTCTATCAACACCTCCTGGAAGTAAAATGTTGCAGCATTATTATCCCTATGG TTATGTAGCGTCAGGATACAGTTATCCTGGTCTCGATCCCGGCTATGGCCCATTGCCAGTAATGACAGAAGAATCAAAACATAATTCGATTGTCACGGTGAAGGAGGAGCGATTTAAGGAGAGCCAAGGAACGAGTGAATATAACAAACTAGCATTAACACCA GTGATGGCAACTAAAATAATGAAATCCGAATCATTGAAAGATATTAAGACTGAGCCAGTCCTAAGCGTTGGTGCACATCACGGTTCAGGATTGCTTACGAAGGAACAATCGTTAACGAGTCTGAACTCGCAACCGCCACCTTCTCCCTTACCACCCCATTCGCTAGGACCGTATGGTAACATATTTCAGCGCCACGGTTTAAACGCAGCATCTCCAACTGGTGGACTACCACCATCCACTGCCACGCATATTTCTACTAGAGATGAAGATTTGCGGAG ATTATTCAGTTACTCTGAACAAAGGCGCGTTTCGTCAGGCAGCGGCAATGGGCCGCCCCCAGGACATCCGATAGCAACAGGTATTAACCCAAAGGAAGAATCACATTCTCTGTCATCGCATACGACACAATCACAACACCAGCCTATGCTGGCAGTGAGTCAGCCAGGTGCAAAAAGTTCGAAATCTTCTTCCTCGTCCCTGCAAAGTAGCTCGTCTTCGACTGTCAAGGGAATGGTGAAATCTTCTGATGTTACCAGCATAAAGCTGCaacaggaagaaaaagagagtaaTGTAAAGGTCAAGCAAGAAGGTCAGAAGCCAACAATGGAAACTCagggaccaccgccaccgcccacGTCACAGTACTACTCTCCGTCGTTGTACATGAGCGCAGCACCGTTCGGGTTCGATCACAATCACCAGATGTACCGGCAAATGTTGGTTTCCACAGCACCCTATAATGCGTCTCCGTATCACTTGCAAATCCCTCGTTTTAACCATCCACCGGAGGATCTTTCGCGGAACCAAAGTACAAAGGCCTTGGACCTTTTGCAGCACCATGCCAATCAATATTACAACTCGCATAAAATTCACGAGCTAGGTGAGCGAGCACTAAAAAGTCCCACCAGCAGCTCAGTCAAAGTAAGCGTATCTAATTCCAATCTCTCCCAGCAAGCAAGCTGCCAAAATCCTAATTTATGCATCCCTTCGCCAAACAATAGTAGCACGGGTTTAtctttgcagcaacagcaatctgTTGTTGTCGGACAACAACAGTCCTCTTCTAATTCAactggtagcggtggtggaatAGGTACTACTAACGTCGGTGGCAGTGTTGGCTGCGGCGTTGGtagtggaagtggtggtggagataTTGGTAGCGGCAACGGTAgtagtggtggaggtggtgataGTGCTAtaggcggtagtggtggtggcagtggagcaCCTCCtttacagcaaacatcatcacAGCAGCAATCGATTAATTCTATAGGAACCCATATGCAAG GGTCGTTAGTGAATAACAATGGCCCAGCTAGTAGCAATAGCGGTAGTGGCGTGAACAATGGCAATGGTTCGTCAGTTATTAGTAGTACCGGTGGAAGTGGCGCAAAGGATTGTACACATAGCATGGATCATCATGGTAATACGAGCGGCAATaactcacagcagcagccatcgggAACAAGTGGACAATCATTGACTGGTAGTGGCAATAGCAATGTAAGAAGTCCGCCACCGCAACGACATGTTCACACGCATCATCATACACACGTTGGCCTTGGTTATCCCATGTTTCAAGCTCCTTATGGTG CAGTTTTAGCGAGTCCCCAAGCCGCTGCTGTAACCGTGCTAAGTCCATTCCAAACCGGACCAACAGCGAAATGA